Sequence from the Effusibacillus lacus genome:
CCGCCGTAATGAGAAGCTGGATGTAATGGCAAGTTAAAGGCATAAGCCTGTGTTGAATAGCCTTTGCTTTGCCTCCAGCTTCTCATAATAATCTCCTATTTGCCAAGTCCTTTGAGCCAACTCATCAACTCATTATCGCTCTGCCATTCCGGCAGTTTATCTGAGACAACCCCTTTATGACTCTTTTCTAATGCCTTTCTCTTCATTTCTCCATCAATTCGGGCATAGATCTCTGTGGTTTTAACATCAACATGGCCCAGCAGATCCCTTATATAGATAAGATTCACACCCGACTGCAGCAGATGCATAGCTTTGCTGTGCCGAAAACAATGGGGCGACACTTTTTCTGGGAATAGTTCAGGTGAAACCGTCTTTGCCTCACCCATATATTTTGCGACGATGTAGGCAATCCCTTCCCGTGTCAACTTTCCTCTGGAACGGTTGAAAAAAACGGGATAGGCCGATGCATGAGCCTGATTCAATCCATTTTCTTGAAGATATTGACTCAATAGGTTTGACATCGGATTCATGAGGGGGACGATCCTGCTTTTATTCCCTTTTCCCGTAAGCTTGATCGTAGCTATTCGTTGAATTTTAATGTCTGAGACGACTAAATCGCACAGTTCTTGTACCCTCGCACCTGTGTCATACAACAAACTTAACAACACGGCATCACGTCTCCCAGCTTTTGTAGCCGTGTCCGGAAGGCTTAAAAGAAGCTTCATGGCATCCAGCGACAGATAGTCAATGGTCGCTTTTTTTGTTTTCTTGAACGGTATGGCGAGTAATTGCTGTGCCGGATACATGAATTCTGGCAATTCCCTTTGAAGATAGCGTGCAAATGCGTGGATAGCAGCCAGTCGCACATTTCTGGTGGATACGCTGCAATTTCTTTCTTGTTCCAGCCAGTTTAAATATTGTTCAACAGATTCCCGGGTTAAATCTTTCAATCTCATTTTTTCGGGTTTGATGTTCAGCGCTATTTCGTAAAACGAAAGCAGCAGGCGGAACATGTCGCGATAGGACATGATGGTGTTCATGCTCAATCCCGCTATTCCCGGAAGATATTTCGAGAGGTAATTGGATAAATGATACGAGAAATCAGTCGGTTTCATTTACCATCACCTCCGGCAGGATATAAGCGCATTCTTGTGATACTTTCTCCATCAGTTCCGGATACATGTCCACGGTTAGCCGTACATAGCCTTGAGTCGCTTTAACGGAAGCATGTCCCACGTAGGTTGCAAGAATAGGCAACGCATAATAGATATCCGCGCCTTGATCGACCAATTGTTTTAAGGTGCGTACACAGAAACTGTGGCGTAGATCATGAGCGCGCGGTCCTTTTCCTTTCCCCGCATGAGCAATACCGCACTTCCTCAGAATTTCCCTGAATCGACGGTAAATCCAATGGCGACTAACGGGCTTCAAGTTCTTGCTTCTGAAGAAAAAGTCGGTGTCTTTACAGGATGGATTCATCCCAACATGGTATTGATACAGGATTTCTCTAAGGCTTTCCGACATCGGAACGAGCCTGTCTTTCCCAAATTTGCTCTCACGTATGGTGAGAATACCGTGATCGAGGTCGACGTCACAGCATTTCAGATTCGACACTTCCGAAACCCGTAATCCGCAGCCATACATGAGTCGGAAAATGACAGGAACCATGATATGTTTATGGGTTCCTGGGTAAGGGAGCATGTGATCACAAATATGGAGAAAACGTGCGATTTCCATTTCGGAAAAAATGTAAGGGATATACACCTGTACAGCGCGTTTAGGTTTCGGCGGTAAAACAACTTGGTATCCATTGTCCGCGGCGAATCGCAAAAATACGCTTAGGCAAGAGCAGCGAATCCGTTGTGTGCTCCTGGTTTCTCCAGGGATGTGCTTTATCCAATCCTCTACCAGTTCCTTTGGAATGATGTTGCCCGACAATTCATAGGACAAGGAAAATCGAGAAAAGCGGCAGAGCAAGTCTTCTTCGATGAGATATTTGTATCCCAAGGAACGTTTATGCCGCACGAATTTCTGAATGATTTCGCTTAATTCACCGACGGGCGTTCTTCTCAAGGATTCCATTAGAAAACCTCCCGGTCGGCGTTCCAGTCGAAACAGGGAACCTCAAGTGCACAGTTTCTCAATTGATTTACGTCAATCTTCAGGTATACTCCTGTCGTACGGCTGTCCGTATGTCCAAGAATTTCAGAAATAACAGGCAGTGGAACATTGTCTTCTAAGAGGGCGCTGGCAAGGGAATGGCGCATCGCATGGGGTCCTTGACTCTGTCCGGGCTTAACATCGATTCCGGCAATGGATATATATTGTTTTACAATACCGGACAATGCGGAGGCAGTAAGTGGTTGTATTGGACTTATATGACGAAGAAAAACGTAATTGGAATCCGTTTTTGGACGACCATATTTTACGTAATCGATGATGGCCATTCCGATCTTTTCAAGCAGGGGAAGGGTGATGGGCTTCCCAGTCTTGCTCATGGTCAGCTCGATGGTGTTCTTTTCCCAGTGCAGATTGGAGAAAGCCAAGTTTCGGATGTCCCCCGAGCGCAGTCCCAGTTCAGAGGCCAGTAGCAACATGGCATAATCTCTTTTCCCTCTAGGGCTTGAGCGATCCACTGCTTCCAAAACTCGTTGAACATCTTCTTTAGCAAATGCCGATGGGATA
This genomic interval carries:
- a CDS encoding tyrosine-type recombinase/integrase, producing the protein MESLRRTPVGELSEIIQKFVRHKRSLGYKYLIEEDLLCRFSRFSLSYELSGNIIPKELVEDWIKHIPGETRSTQRIRCSCLSVFLRFAADNGYQVVLPPKPKRAVQVYIPYIFSEMEIARFLHICDHMLPYPGTHKHIMVPVIFRLMYGCGLRVSEVSNLKCCDVDLDHGILTIRESKFGKDRLVPMSESLREILYQYHVGMNPSCKDTDFFFRSKNLKPVSRHWIYRRFREILRKCGIAHAGKGKGPRAHDLRHSFCVRTLKQLVDQGADIYYALPILATYVGHASVKATQGYVRLTVDMYPELMEKVSQECAYILPEVMVNETD
- a CDS encoding site-specific integrase — protein: MEAAYQITVFKALTNENKVRARSIQVLNDYHLHGIIFPKFTTSSFSLLSHHSSILEQFQEYRKQFQISKSTLKSYEKYIGKFLLFLERHGVLELSQITASSVLDYTNIFAGYSSATSHNSLSALRVFLRYLHEIGTLGEDFADKVPHVRYRRDAHIPSAFAKEDVQRVLEAVDRSSPRGKRDYAMLLLASELGLRSGDIRNLAFSNLHWEKNTIELTMSKTGKPITLPLLEKIGMAIIDYVKYGRPKTDSNYVFLRHISPIQPLTASALSGIVKQYISIAGIDVKPGQSQGPHAMRHSLASALLEDNVPLPVISEILGHTDSRTTGVYLKIDVNQLRNCALEVPCFDWNADREVF
- a CDS encoding site-specific integrase → MKPTDFSYHLSNYLSKYLPGIAGLSMNTIMSYRDMFRLLLSFYEIALNIKPEKMRLKDLTRESVEQYLNWLEQERNCSVSTRNVRLAAIHAFARYLQRELPEFMYPAQQLLAIPFKKTKKATIDYLSLDAMKLLLSLPDTATKAGRRDAVLLSLLYDTGARVQELCDLVVSDIKIQRIATIKLTGKGNKSRIVPLMNPMSNLLSQYLQENGLNQAHASAYPVFFNRSRGKLTREGIAYIVAKYMGEAKTVSPELFPEKVSPHCFRHSKAMHLLQSGVNLIYIRDLLGHVDVKTTEIYARIDGEMKRKALEKSHKGVVSDKLPEWQSDNELMSWLKGLGK